In one window of Alphaproteobacteria bacterium DNA:
- the rpmA gene encoding 50S ribosomal protein L27, translating into MAHKKGAGSTRNGRDSNSKRLGVKCFQGHSVKSGNILVRQRGLKIKAGLNVGIGRDFTLYALKNGKVKFSKKPTMIFIV; encoded by the coding sequence ATGGCACATAAAAAAGGTGCAGGTAGTACCAGAAATGGTCGAGATTCAAATTCAAAACGACTTGGTGTAAAATGTTTTCAAGGACATTCTGTGAAAAGTGGTAATATACTAGTTCGTCAAAGGGGATTAAAAATTAAAGCTGGATTAAATGTAGGGATTGGACGGGATTTTACTTTATATGCTTTAAAAAATGGGAAAGTTAAATTTTCTAAAAAACCAACAATGATTTTTATTGTTTAA